A window of Thermococcus aggregans contains these coding sequences:
- the rgy gene encoding reverse gyrase, with product MKAIYRGMCPNCEDKISDSRLYKKHPCEICLDDEIKAEVYFDLIKGIRDALKLRGTLKHWEELYSLERKLKEAEELFRKATGFTFWSAQKTWVKRLVRGKSFSIIAPTGMGKSVFGAFMSVYYAKKGKKSYIVLPTTPLVIQTIRRVQTFAERAGVEVNLAYYHGNMKKKEKEEMLQKIQNGDFDILITSAQYLARNFDILKDKRFDFIFVDDVDAFLKASKNIDRSLILLGFTEEIIQKAWEIIKLKKQMAKYLNGNSNEKNEKLKELNKQINALEREIRRFKRENKIGVLIVASATGSARGDRIKLYRELLDFEVGSGRSALRNVVDTYIFPEKPVEEHVKDLLETLGPGGLIFVPVDQGIAYAEKLTNYLKELGFKVELVSARNKKGLERFEKGEVDYLVGVATYYGSIVRGLDLPHLIRYAIFTGVPKFRFSIDLEQPTIYRVLGLMSEVMGFLEDEDRRTAEKLYARLRRLIRNIPQFEILKIEEALAEGLPLEGFSNHVLEVFKEAVEFLRGVLRKPEVLKRIEEDPFISLKKEEGKWYIEIPDVRTYIQATGRTSRLFAGGITKGLSVVIVDNEKVFNGLKRQMRWRFAEFDIKHLNEINLEEILKEIDADREKVRLIMEGKIAEKTKDLVKSALMIVESPNKARTIASFFGQPSKRRIGDLVAYEVSIGDLMLTILASGGHMFDLVTNEGYHGVLMKEADGKFYFIPVYDTLKRCRDCGHQFVDWEEKGVCPKCGSRDVRDALENVVAMREIAQEVDEILIGTDPDVEGEKIAWDIRNVLSPYTPTIKRIEFHEVTRPAILKALKEARDVNEARVNAQLVRRIEDRWIGFELSQKLWEVFENTYLSAGRVQTPVLGWIIERYREFVESETDFMRLTLENDVEVTLEGVKEEVQEVAVEEVELEERELNPLPPYTTDTLLQDASRFLGFSSDYAMRLAQDLFELGLVTYIRTDSTHVSNVGIEVAKEYITEEIGEEYFAPRKWGEEGAHECIRPTRPIDTGRLMQLLRDGVITLARSLTRDHFRLYDMIFKRFMISQMKPAKILYERAVIDAKIAKAEIEGYVEILFDGWTRLRAPPLKKLPKLEKGQRIKVKEIKKWRAPKVSLFTQGDIIALMKERKIGRPSTYAKIVKTLLDRHYVIETKGRKKLVPTELGTKVYHYLITKYKELVSEERTRQLEELMDLVEENKVDYQDVLNDMYQEIKRYIA from the coding sequence ATGAAGGCCATATACAGAGGCATGTGTCCGAACTGTGAGGACAAGATAAGTGATTCACGGTTATACAAGAAGCATCCCTGTGAGATCTGCCTTGATGATGAAATAAAAGCTGAGGTATACTTTGACCTTATAAAAGGAATCAGGGATGCTCTAAAACTAAGAGGAACCTTAAAACATTGGGAAGAGCTATATTCTCTTGAAAGAAAGTTGAAAGAAGCTGAAGAACTCTTCCGGAAAGCTACTGGTTTTACATTCTGGAGCGCTCAAAAAACATGGGTTAAGCGTTTGGTGAGAGGAAAAAGCTTCTCTATAATTGCCCCAACTGGAATGGGAAAAAGTGTTTTTGGAGCCTTTATGTCTGTTTACTACGCAAAAAAAGGCAAGAAATCGTACATAGTCCTACCAACGACTCCTCTCGTAATCCAAACGATTAGGAGAGTTCAGACGTTTGCAGAAAGAGCCGGTGTGGAGGTTAACCTCGCTTATTATCACGGAAACATGAAGAAAAAAGAGAAAGAGGAAATGCTCCAAAAGATTCAAAACGGAGATTTTGATATCCTCATAACCTCCGCACAGTACTTGGCGAGGAATTTTGACATTCTAAAGGATAAAAGGTTCGACTTTATATTTGTAGACGACGTTGATGCCTTCCTAAAAGCGTCAAAGAACATAGACCGCTCCCTTATCCTCCTTGGCTTCACCGAGGAGATAATCCAGAAGGCTTGGGAAATTATAAAACTCAAAAAGCAAATGGCGAAATATCTCAACGGCAACAGTAATGAGAAAAACGAAAAACTAAAAGAGCTGAACAAGCAGATAAATGCCCTTGAAAGGGAGATTAGAAGGTTTAAGAGAGAAAACAAAATTGGGGTTTTAATCGTAGCTTCTGCAACCGGAAGCGCCAGAGGAGACAGGATAAAGCTTTATCGTGAGCTTCTTGACTTCGAAGTGGGAAGCGGAAGATCTGCACTGAGAAACGTCGTAGATACTTACATCTTCCCCGAAAAGCCAGTAGAGGAGCACGTAAAAGATCTGCTAGAAACCTTAGGCCCTGGAGGGCTAATATTTGTTCCCGTAGATCAAGGAATAGCGTATGCTGAGAAACTAACGAACTACCTAAAAGAGTTAGGATTTAAAGTAGAGTTAGTCTCGGCAAGAAACAAGAAGGGTCTTGAAAGGTTCGAAAAAGGAGAAGTTGACTACCTCGTAGGAGTTGCCACGTATTACGGTTCTATTGTGAGAGGACTGGACTTACCTCACTTAATACGATATGCGATATTTACCGGAGTTCCAAAGTTCCGCTTCAGCATAGACCTTGAACAGCCAACCATCTACAGGGTCTTGGGATTAATGAGTGAAGTCATGGGATTCCTCGAAGATGAGGACAGGAGAACCGCAGAAAAGCTGTACGCAAGACTAAGGAGGCTCATAAGGAACATCCCGCAGTTTGAAATCCTTAAGATCGAAGAGGCATTAGCGGAAGGTTTGCCCTTAGAAGGGTTCTCAAATCACGTTCTCGAGGTATTCAAAGAAGCTGTTGAGTTCCTTAGGGGTGTGTTAAGAAAGCCCGAAGTCCTGAAAAGAATTGAAGAAGACCCATTCATAAGCCTCAAGAAAGAAGAAGGAAAGTGGTATATAGAGATTCCCGATGTTAGGACGTACATACAGGCCACGGGAAGGACTTCAAGACTTTTCGCTGGAGGTATTACAAAGGGACTTAGCGTTGTGATAGTGGACAACGAAAAGGTCTTCAACGGGCTGAAGAGACAAATGCGCTGGCGTTTTGCCGAGTTTGATATTAAGCATCTCAATGAGATCAATTTGGAGGAAATACTAAAGGAAATTGACGCCGACAGGGAGAAAGTCAGGCTTATCATGGAGGGTAAGATAGCAGAGAAAACAAAAGACCTAGTGAAGTCTGCTCTTATGATAGTGGAATCGCCGAACAAGGCTAGAACTATTGCGAGCTTCTTTGGACAGCCAAGCAAAAGGCGTATTGGGGACTTGGTAGCCTATGAGGTAAGCATAGGAGACTTAATGCTCACCATCCTGGCGAGCGGTGGACACATGTTTGACTTAGTTACAAACGAAGGTTACCACGGAGTTTTGATGAAAGAAGCTGATGGAAAGTTCTACTTCATTCCGGTTTATGACACCTTAAAGCGCTGTAGGGACTGCGGACATCAGTTTGTGGACTGGGAAGAGAAGGGAGTATGTCCCAAGTGCGGCTCAAGGGACGTGAGAGATGCCTTGGAGAACGTAGTTGCAATGAGAGAAATAGCGCAGGAAGTCGATGAAATACTAATAGGCACCGACCCAGATGTTGAAGGTGAAAAGATAGCCTGGGACATAAGGAATGTTCTCTCTCCATACACTCCAACCATAAAAAGAATAGAGTTCCATGAGGTCACAAGACCGGCTATTCTAAAGGCGCTCAAAGAGGCTAGGGATGTGAACGAGGCGAGGGTAAACGCCCAGCTTGTGAGAAGGATAGAGGACAGATGGATAGGATTCGAGCTCAGCCAGAAGCTATGGGAGGTCTTTGAGAACACCTACCTCTCAGCTGGAAGAGTACAGACACCAGTTTTAGGATGGATTATAGAGAGATACAGGGAGTTCGTAGAAAGTGAGACCGACTTCATGAGGCTGACACTTGAAAACGATGTTGAAGTAACCTTAGAAGGCGTTAAGGAAGAAGTCCAAGAGGTTGCCGTTGAGGAAGTAGAGTTAGAAGAGAGAGAACTGAACCCCCTTCCGCCATACACCACAGATACACTGCTCCAAGACGCTTCGAGGTTCTTGGGGTTCTCAAGCGATTATGCGATGAGGCTTGCTCAAGACCTCTTCGAGCTTGGTTTGGTGACTTACATAAGAACAGACTCTACCCATGTAAGCAACGTCGGTATTGAAGTTGCCAAAGAGTACATTACAGAAGAGATCGGTGAAGAATACTTTGCTCCGAGAAAATGGGGCGAAGAAGGGGCACACGAGTGTATAAGACCTACAAGGCCAATAGACACTGGAAGGCTTATGCAGCTGTTGAGGGATGGAGTAATAACCTTGGCAAGAAGCCTAACGAGAGACCACTTCAGGCTCTATGATATGATATTCAAACGTTTCATGATTTCCCAAATGAAGCCAGCAAAGATACTCTACGAGAGGGCAGTTATCGATGCAAAGATAGCAAAGGCTGAAATTGAAGGATACGTCGAAATACTCTTCGATGGCTGGACAAGGCTCAGGGCTCCGCCCTTAAAGAAGCTTCCAAAACTTGAGAAGGGACAGAGAATTAAGGTCAAAGAAATTAAGAAATGGAGAGCTCCGAAGGTATCGTTGTTTACCCAAGGAGACATAATTGCGTTAATGAAGGAGCGCAAGATCGGTAGGCCGTCCACCTATGCAAAGATAGTCAAGACTCTCCTCGATAGACACTACGTCATAGAAACGAAAGGCAGGAAAAAGCTAGTGCCGACAGAGCTCGGTACAAAGGTTTACCATTACTTAATCACCAAGTACAAGGAGCTTGTTAGTGAAGAAAGAACCAGACAGCTGGAAGAGCTCATGGATCTCGTGGAAGAGAATAAGGTAGATTACCAAGATGTGCTGAACGATATGTACCAAGAGATAAAGCGGTACATTGCTTAA
- the acs gene encoding acetate--CoA ligase alpha subunit, with product MSIEALFKPRSVAVIGASGTPGKIGYAIMKNLVDYGYEGKIYAVNIKGGEIEISGRKFPVYKSILDVPDEVDMAVVVVPAKFVPQVVEECGKKGVKVLPIISSGFGELGEEGKKVEQQLVETAHKYGMRILGPNIFGVVYTPAKLNATFGPTDVMPGKLALISQSGALGIALMGWTILEKVGLSAVVSVGNKADIDDADLLEYFENDENTGAILIYMEGVKDGRRFMEVAKRVSTKKPIIVIKAGRSERGAKAAASHTGSLAGADNIYTAAFKQSGVLRALTIGEAFDWARTLSNLPEPEGDNVVIITNGGGIGVMATDAAEEEGLKLYDNLEELKIFANHMPPFGSYKNPVDLTGMAGAEAYEGAIRDALAHPEMHSIVVLYCQTAVLDPRDLAKVVIKEYEASGRKKPIVVGIVGGVEAKEAIDMLNEKGIPAYPEPERAVKALSALYRWHNWKMKHKKE from the coding sequence ATGAGCATAGAGGCACTTTTCAAACCAAGGAGCGTTGCCGTTATAGGTGCTTCTGGTACACCCGGAAAAATAGGATATGCCATCATGAAGAACCTTGTAGATTATGGCTACGAGGGCAAAATCTACGCAGTTAATATTAAGGGTGGAGAAATAGAGATCAGCGGAAGAAAGTTCCCAGTGTACAAGAGCATCCTTGATGTTCCTGATGAAGTTGATATGGCTGTTGTAGTAGTCCCTGCTAAGTTCGTTCCACAGGTAGTTGAAGAGTGTGGAAAGAAGGGTGTTAAAGTACTTCCAATCATAAGCTCAGGATTTGGAGAGCTCGGTGAGGAAGGAAAGAAAGTTGAGCAGCAATTGGTAGAGACAGCTCACAAGTATGGAATGAGAATTCTTGGTCCAAACATATTCGGTGTCGTTTACACCCCAGCAAAGCTCAACGCAACCTTTGGTCCAACAGACGTAATGCCCGGAAAGCTCGCACTTATCTCACAAAGTGGAGCCCTTGGGATAGCCCTTATGGGATGGACAATACTTGAGAAAGTCGGTCTCTCAGCTGTCGTTAGCGTAGGAAACAAGGCGGACATCGACGATGCAGACCTTCTTGAGTACTTCGAAAACGACGAGAATACCGGAGCAATCCTAATTTACATGGAAGGCGTAAAAGATGGTAGGAGATTCATGGAAGTTGCAAAGAGGGTCTCAACTAAAAAGCCAATCATAGTTATCAAAGCTGGAAGAAGTGAGAGAGGTGCTAAAGCTGCTGCTTCCCACACAGGTTCACTTGCAGGAGCAGACAACATTTACACCGCTGCATTCAAGCAAAGCGGTGTCCTAAGGGCACTAACAATTGGCGAAGCTTTTGACTGGGCAAGAACACTCTCAAACCTCCCAGAGCCAGAAGGAGACAACGTTGTAATCATTACAAACGGTGGTGGAATAGGTGTTATGGCCACTGACGCCGCAGAAGAGGAAGGACTAAAGCTCTATGACAACCTCGAAGAGCTTAAGATCTTCGCAAATCACATGCCACCCTTCGGAAGCTACAAGAACCCAGTTGACTTAACAGGTATGGCTGGTGCCGAAGCCTATGAAGGCGCAATTAGAGACGCCTTAGCACACCCAGAGATGCACTCAATAGTCGTTCTCTACTGTCAAACAGCCGTTCTTGACCCAAGAGACCTCGCAAAGGTAGTCATAAAGGAGTATGAAGCAAGCGGAAGGAAGAAGCCAATAGTCGTCGGTATCGTCGGCGGTGTTGAGGCTAAGGAAGCAATTGACATGCTCAACGAAAAAGGAATTCCAGCGTATCCAGAACCCGAGAGGGCCGTTAAGGCACTCTCTGCCCTCTACAGGTGGCACAACTGGAAGATGAAGCACAAGAAGGAGTGA
- the rpiA gene encoding ribose-5-phosphate isomerase RpiA, whose protein sequence is MEELKRMVAKEALKYVDDDMIIGLGTGSTTAYFIQMLGKKLMTGELEDVYGIPTSHQSRLLALESGVPVVSLDEVDAIDIAIDGADEVDQHLNLIKGRGAALTMEKIIEYRAGTFIVLVDESKLVEYLGQKMPVPIEVIPAAWRAIKEELEVFNATAELRMGVKKDGPVITDNGNFILDAKFERIEDPLDMEIELNNIPGVVENGIFADIADIVLVGTKEGVKKLER, encoded by the coding sequence ATGGAAGAACTAAAAAGAATGGTCGCCAAAGAGGCTTTAAAGTACGTTGACGATGACATGATAATTGGGTTAGGTACTGGTTCTACAACCGCCTACTTCATTCAAATGCTGGGAAAAAAGCTGATGACAGGGGAACTTGAAGACGTCTATGGTATCCCTACATCACACCAATCACGCCTTTTAGCCCTTGAGAGCGGAGTTCCGGTTGTGAGCCTTGATGAAGTCGATGCAATTGACATAGCAATCGATGGCGCAGATGAAGTTGATCAACACCTAAATCTCATTAAGGGCAGAGGTGCCGCATTAACGATGGAGAAGATCATCGAATACAGAGCTGGAACGTTCATAGTGCTTGTGGATGAGAGCAAACTTGTGGAATACCTTGGTCAAAAAATGCCCGTCCCCATAGAAGTTATCCCTGCCGCTTGGAGAGCAATAAAGGAAGAGCTTGAAGTCTTCAACGCAACGGCTGAGCTCAGAATGGGTGTCAAAAAAGATGGCCCCGTGATAACTGACAACGGGAACTTTATCCTCGACGCAAAGTTTGAAAGAATCGAAGACCCGCTTGACATGGAGATCGAGTTAAACAACATTCCAGGAGTCGTCGAAAACGGCATCTTCGCAGATATAGCAGATATTGTACTAGTGGGAACAAAAGAAGGAGTTAAAAAGCTGGAGCGTTAG
- a CDS encoding pyridoxal-phosphate dependent enzyme has product MKCPKCGKEYRQIVPPRCSCGAFLEISYDYSRVDVSKWKHRERGVWRYKELLPGVAKIISLKEGGTPLVKAKISEKLGVDVFIKDETRNPTGSFRDRLATVGVSYGLPYADNGFIVASDGNAAASLAAYAARANKEAFVVVPKKVDKGKLIQMIAFGAKIIRYGESVDECIEYAKELSRLNGLYDITPENNIIGLEGQKTIAFELWEEINPTHVIVPTGSGSNLYSIYKGFKELLEIGVIEEIPKLIAVQTENCSPIAAEILGIEGKREFTKALGLYVKDPVNKELAIRAVKESGGTAVVVSEDELDFGERALTKEGVFAEYSSAVVIPALLKLHENGYFEKGDKVALVVTGSGLKSYYVEERERFSIGGTKLKILKLLREKPMYGYEIWENLEKPMKYQAVYQHIKELEALGLIEEAYKRGRRVYYKLTEKGERLLENFEE; this is encoded by the coding sequence ATAAAGTGTCCCAAGTGTGGAAAGGAGTACAGGCAGATCGTTCCTCCCCGATGCTCCTGTGGGGCCTTCCTTGAAATATCATATGATTATTCTAGGGTAGATGTTAGTAAGTGGAAACACAGGGAAAGGGGCGTATGGAGATACAAGGAGCTTCTTCCCGGTGTAGCCAAAATAATTTCCCTAAAAGAAGGCGGCACGCCTTTAGTTAAAGCAAAAATCAGTGAGAAGCTTGGAGTGGATGTGTTTATTAAAGATGAAACTAGGAACCCAACAGGTTCATTTAGAGATCGGCTCGCCACAGTAGGAGTTTCTTACGGTTTGCCCTATGCGGATAATGGCTTCATAGTTGCAAGCGATGGTAACGCAGCGGCATCTTTGGCCGCTTATGCCGCAAGAGCCAATAAAGAAGCATTTGTTGTTGTTCCAAAGAAAGTTGATAAGGGAAAGCTCATTCAAATGATAGCTTTCGGAGCTAAGATAATTCGCTATGGCGAGAGCGTTGATGAGTGTATAGAATATGCAAAAGAGCTCTCCCGGTTAAACGGCCTCTACGACATAACTCCTGAAAACAACATAATCGGACTTGAAGGGCAGAAAACAATTGCCTTTGAGCTGTGGGAGGAAATAAACCCCACCCACGTCATCGTCCCAACTGGGAGTGGGAGTAATCTCTACAGCATTTACAAAGGATTTAAAGAGCTTTTGGAAATTGGGGTTATTGAAGAGATTCCCAAGCTAATTGCTGTGCAGACTGAAAACTGTTCTCCAATAGCAGCCGAGATACTGGGAATAGAAGGCAAGAGAGAGTTCACTAAAGCGCTAGGTCTGTACGTTAAAGACCCGGTAAATAAGGAGCTTGCAATAAGGGCCGTTAAGGAAAGCGGTGGTACGGCTGTTGTTGTGAGCGAAGATGAACTCGACTTTGGAGAAAGAGCCCTTACCAAGGAAGGCGTTTTTGCCGAGTATTCTTCAGCTGTTGTTATCCCGGCTCTGTTGAAACTTCACGAAAACGGGTATTTTGAGAAGGGAGACAAAGTGGCTCTAGTTGTCACGGGTTCGGGATTAAAGAGCTACTATGTCGAGGAAAGGGAGCGCTTTTCAATTGGTGGGACAAAGCTCAAAATATTAAAGCTCTTGAGAGAAAAGCCCATGTATGGCTACGAGATTTGGGAAAATCTCGAAAAGCCAATGAAGTATCAGGCCGTCTATCAGCACATAAAGGAACTTGAGGCGTTAGGATTGATAGAAGAGGCATACAAAAGGGGAAGAAGAGTCTATTACAAGCTTACTGAAAAGGGGGAACGATTGCTAGAGAACTTCGAGGAGTGA
- a CDS encoding beta-CASP ribonuclease aCPSF1: MIKRETNVDEILKEIREIINQMIPKEAKITEVEFEGPELVIYVKNPEVVMQDGELIKNLAKVLKKRISVRPDPDVLLPPEKAEELIKQIVPPEAEITNISFDPSVGEVIIEAKKPGLVIGKNGETLRKIAQKVYWAPKVVRTPPIQSQTIYSIRSILQSESKDRRKFLRQVGRNIYRKPELKSDWIRITGLGGFREVGRSALLLQTNESFVLVDFGVNVAALNDPKKGFPHFDAPEFTYVLKEGLLDAIIITHAHLDHSGLLPYLFRYNLFDGPIYTTPPTRDLMVLLQKDFIEIQQSSGLDPLYRPRDIKEVVKHTITLDYGEVRDISPDLRLTLHNAGHILGSSIVHLHIGNGLHNVAVTGDFKFIPTRLFEPANAKFPRLETLVMESTYGGSKDYQMPRDEAEKRLIEVILHTIKRKGKVLIPAMAVGRAQEIMIALEEYARVGGLDVPIYLDGMIWEATAIHTAYPEYLSKNLRNQIFHEGYNPFLNEIFKPVANANERKDIIESEEPAIIIASSGMLVGGPSVEYFKHLAPDPRNSLIFVSYQAEGTLGRQVQRGLREIPMVGEGGKTEVIQVNMEIHTIDGFSGHADRRELMSYVARVKPRPERVITVHGEPQKCLDLASSIHKKFGISTRAPNNLDAIRLK; this comes from the coding sequence GTGATAAAAAGAGAGACAAACGTTGATGAGATTCTAAAAGAAATTAGAGAGATTATTAACCAAATGATACCTAAGGAAGCCAAGATAACTGAAGTTGAATTTGAAGGACCGGAGCTTGTTATTTATGTAAAAAACCCTGAAGTTGTAATGCAGGATGGGGAGCTCATAAAAAATCTCGCAAAGGTTCTCAAAAAGAGAATTAGTGTGAGGCCTGACCCAGACGTTCTTCTCCCTCCTGAAAAAGCCGAAGAGTTGATTAAGCAGATAGTCCCACCAGAAGCGGAAATAACGAATATAAGTTTTGACCCCTCTGTGGGAGAGGTAATAATCGAAGCTAAAAAGCCAGGACTGGTAATTGGAAAAAACGGAGAGACGCTCAGAAAGATAGCTCAGAAAGTTTATTGGGCGCCGAAAGTTGTTAGAACTCCTCCTATACAGTCCCAGACCATATATTCTATTAGAAGTATTTTGCAGTCCGAGAGCAAGGATAGAAGAAAGTTCTTGAGACAAGTTGGAAGAAACATCTATAGGAAGCCAGAGCTCAAGAGTGATTGGATAAGGATAACTGGACTTGGAGGATTTAGAGAAGTTGGAAGGAGTGCCCTTCTGCTCCAAACAAATGAGAGCTTTGTACTGGTTGACTTTGGTGTAAACGTCGCGGCATTAAACGACCCCAAGAAGGGCTTCCCACACTTTGATGCCCCTGAGTTTACCTACGTCCTTAAGGAGGGGCTTTTGGATGCAATAATAATTACCCACGCACACCTCGACCACTCTGGTTTGCTGCCTTATCTCTTCAGATACAACCTATTTGACGGGCCTATTTACACAACTCCACCTACTAGGGACTTAATGGTTCTCCTTCAAAAGGACTTCATTGAAATACAGCAGAGCAGCGGCCTTGATCCACTTTATAGGCCTAGAGACATAAAAGAAGTTGTTAAGCACACAATAACCCTCGACTACGGAGAGGTCAGAGACATATCGCCAGATTTGAGACTTACCCTCCACAACGCAGGCCACATTCTCGGCTCCTCAATAGTTCACCTGCACATTGGAAACGGTCTCCACAACGTAGCGGTTACCGGAGACTTCAAGTTCATTCCAACGAGACTCTTTGAACCAGCAAATGCAAAGTTCCCAAGACTTGAGACCTTGGTAATGGAGTCAACCTATGGAGGAAGCAAAGACTATCAGATGCCGAGAGACGAAGCTGAAAAACGGCTTATCGAGGTTATTCTCCACACAATCAAGCGTAAAGGAAAAGTTCTCATCCCCGCAATGGCGGTTGGAAGAGCCCAAGAAATAATGATAGCCCTCGAGGAGTACGCGAGAGTAGGCGGCTTGGATGTCCCGATATACCTAGATGGTATGATATGGGAGGCAACGGCAATTCACACAGCATACCCAGAATACCTAAGCAAAAACCTGAGAAACCAGATATTTCACGAAGGCTACAACCCGTTCTTAAATGAGATATTCAAGCCAGTCGCAAATGCAAATGAGAGGAAAGACATAATAGAAAGTGAAGAACCTGCAATAATCATAGCATCCTCCGGTATGCTGGTAGGAGGGCCGAGCGTAGAGTACTTTAAGCACCTTGCCCCAGACCCAAGGAACTCACTGATATTCGTAAGCTACCAGGCAGAGGGAACTCTGGGCAGACAAGTTCAAAGAGGCTTAAGGGAGATACCCATGGTAGGCGAAGGCGGAAAGACAGAAGTTATCCAAGTAAACATGGAAATCCACACCATAGATGGATTCTCAGGTCACGCTGATAGAAGGGAGCTAATGAGCTATGTTGCAAGGGTAAAGCCAAGACCAGAGAGAGTAATAACAGTCCACGGAGAACCCCAGAAATGTCTTGACCTTGCTTCAAGCATCCACAAGAAGTTTGGCATTTCCACAAGGGCTCCCAACAACCTCGATGCTATCAGGTTGAAGTGA
- the psmB gene encoding archaeal proteasome endopeptidase complex subunit beta, with the protein MLALDKIKGTTTVGIVCKDGVVLAADMRASLGNMVISKEVTKIFQIDDHLALAGAGSVGDILSLVRLLRAEAKLYKARVGKEMTTKALATLTSNILSERRYFPYFGWFLVGGYNEKPSLYSIDMVGGITEDKYVSAGSGMEFAYSILDNEYDENMDVKKGVKLAIKAINTAIKRDVFTGDGIMVVVITKEGYRELSREEVEKIIKKL; encoded by the coding sequence GTGTTGGCTTTGGACAAAATTAAAGGGACAACAACAGTAGGCATTGTTTGTAAGGACGGGGTAGTCTTAGCTGCGGACATGAGGGCTTCACTTGGCAACATGGTCATATCCAAGGAGGTCACCAAGATATTCCAGATAGACGATCATCTAGCTTTAGCAGGAGCTGGAAGTGTTGGCGACATACTGAGCCTTGTAAGACTTTTAAGGGCAGAAGCAAAGCTTTACAAGGCAAGAGTTGGCAAGGAGATGACGACAAAGGCTCTAGCAACGCTAACTTCCAACATCTTAAGCGAGAGAAGGTACTTCCCATATTTTGGCTGGTTTTTAGTGGGAGGTTACAATGAAAAGCCAAGCCTGTATTCAATTGACATGGTTGGAGGAATTACTGAAGATAAGTACGTTTCCGCAGGTTCTGGTATGGAGTTTGCATACTCCATTTTGGATAATGAATATGACGAAAATATGGACGTTAAAAAAGGCGTTAAATTAGCCATAAAAGCCATAAACACCGCAATAAAAAGAGATGTCTTTACCGGGGATGGTATAATGGTCGTTGTTATTACAAAAGAAGGTTATAGAGAACTTTCTAGAGAAGAAGTCGAGAAAATAATTAAAAAGCTTTGA
- the serK gene encoding L-serine kinase SerK: MGVEKVPKYDIPVKKVEYVFIELEKMKPHEQLVQKELEAFIESVTGSGIFWKPMLLAKVPGEDMYLIVDGHHRWAGLEKLGAKRAPSVILDYFSDDVKVYTWYPAFKGSLEKVLERLKAEGLEVMEDPEAEEKAERGEIAFALIGKEKSFAIPGALEEQKKVSKVLDEMSVEGEIELIYYGLKEDAREDMDKGEIDYVFIRKAPTKEEVMELVKRGEVYSPKTTRHVLPFIPDKIDVKLEDLF; this comes from the coding sequence ATGGGTGTTGAGAAAGTCCCAAAATACGACATACCGGTAAAGAAAGTTGAATATGTTTTTATTGAGCTCGAAAAGATGAAGCCTCACGAACAGCTCGTCCAGAAAGAGCTTGAAGCATTTATTGAAAGCGTCACTGGTTCCGGCATCTTTTGGAAGCCCATGCTTTTGGCAAAAGTTCCTGGAGAAGATATGTACCTTATCGTTGACGGTCACCACAGATGGGCGGGCTTGGAGAAGCTTGGAGCAAAGAGAGCACCCTCAGTAATTCTTGACTATTTCAGTGATGATGTTAAAGTTTACACATGGTATCCAGCTTTCAAGGGAAGCCTTGAAAAGGTTCTTGAGAGGCTCAAGGCTGAAGGTCTTGAGGTCATGGAGGATCCAGAGGCCGAAGAAAAAGCCGAAAGAGGGGAGATAGCCTTCGCTCTCATTGGAAAAGAGAAAAGCTTTGCTATTCCGGGGGCACTTGAAGAACAAAAGAAGGTCAGCAAAGTTCTTGATGAAATGAGCGTGGAAGGCGAGATAGAGCTGATATACTACGGTCTCAAAGAAGATGCAAGGGAAGACATGGACAAGGGCGAAATCGATTATGTCTTTATCAGAAAGGCTCCAACCAAGGAAGAAGTCATGGAGCTTGTAAAGAGAGGAGAAGTCTACTCACCAAAGACAACCAGACACGTTCTACCGTTTATTCCCGACAAAATCGATGTGAAGCTTGAAGATCTGTTCTGA